A window of Costertonia aggregata contains these coding sequences:
- a CDS encoding SanA/YdcF family protein, producing the protein MKKRLIKIMASGILAFALLIFLCNYIIDSAAEGKTFSNSSDIPKNRVGLVLGTSNKLSSGYSNPYYTHRIKATIALYNAGKIEFVLVSGDNGSKYYNEPNTFKKDLIKGGIPEEKIFLDYAGFRTLDSMVRAKNVFGLDSVTVISQKFHNERAIYLADKKGLVAIGYNAKDVSTQQGLKVQFREYFARVKVFLDVLFNTQPKFYGDHIEIK; encoded by the coding sequence ATGAAGAAAAGGCTTATCAAAATCATGGCATCTGGTATTCTAGCCTTTGCACTACTCATTTTCTTGTGCAATTATATCATTGATTCCGCAGCGGAGGGCAAAACTTTTTCAAATTCCTCGGATATTCCGAAAAATAGGGTGGGCTTGGTATTGGGTACTTCCAATAAATTATCGAGCGGATATTCAAATCCGTACTATACCCACCGTATAAAGGCCACAATAGCATTGTATAATGCCGGTAAAATAGAGTTTGTGCTGGTAAGTGGTGACAATGGGTCCAAATATTATAACGAGCCCAATACTTTCAAAAAAGACCTTATAAAAGGAGGGATACCCGAAGAAAAAATCTTTTTGGATTATGCGGGCTTTAGAACATTGGATTCCATGGTGCGGGCAAAAAACGTTTTCGGGTTGGATAGTGTTACCGTTATTTCGCAGAAATTCCATAACGAAAGAGCCATTTATCTAGCCGATAAAAAGGGCCTGGTCGCCATTGGTTACAATGCTAAAGATGTATCAACGCAACAAGGGCTAAAAGTACAGTTTCGAGAGTATTTTGCACGGGTAAAAGTTTTTTTGGATGTACTTTTTAATACACAGCCCAAGTTTTACGGGGACCACATAGAGATAAAGTAA
- a CDS encoding PorP/SprF family type IX secretion system membrane protein — MVYKKYTNKCGILLFLTMIMVFFAYGQKEPQYTQYMYNIGSFNSAYVGTVDKTEIIGLYRAQWIDIDGAPRTFRFGANIPLANEKNGLGFNAISDQLGPISQTYFDLAYSFQVNVSDDVKLSFGLNAGASVLNVDYTKGDFENPEPLVFDDQVNKLYPMVGAGTFLYADNWYVGLSAPNFLANLSTDEDVIALIDNKIQANFIGGYVFDLSDSLKFKPAFLVNFLEGSPLNINLSTNFLINDVFTVGAAYRWDNAVSGLAGFQISNGLFLGYSYDYNTNALGQFNSGSHEVILKFYLGSGSGNRNKRQKTQKTKGKPKQIDTPRFF, encoded by the coding sequence ATGGTTTATAAAAAGTACACGAACAAGTGTGGCATACTTCTTTTTTTAACCATGATTATGGTGTTTTTTGCTTATGGTCAAAAAGAACCGCAATACACACAATACATGTACAATATAGGCAGCTTTAACTCGGCCTATGTGGGAACGGTCGACAAAACTGAAATTATAGGTTTGTACCGGGCACAGTGGATAGATATTGATGGGGCACCGAGAACCTTCAGGTTTGGTGCCAATATACCCTTGGCCAATGAGAAAAACGGCCTTGGTTTTAATGCCATCAGTGATCAATTGGGGCCAATTAGCCAAACGTATTTTGATTTGGCCTATTCATTTCAGGTGAACGTTTCTGATGATGTTAAGCTATCCTTTGGTCTAAACGCCGGGGCATCGGTTTTAAATGTTGACTACACAAAGGGTGATTTTGAAAATCCGGAACCTTTGGTTTTTGATGATCAAGTGAACAAATTATACCCTATGGTGGGTGCGGGAACGTTTTTGTATGCCGATAACTGGTATGTGGGGCTGTCAGCACCAAATTTTTTGGCCAATTTAAGTACGGACGAAGATGTAATTGCCCTGATCGACAATAAGATTCAGGCAAATTTTATAGGAGGGTATGTGTTTGACCTATCGGACAGCTTAAAATTTAAACCTGCCTTTTTGGTAAATTTTTTAGAAGGTTCTCCTTTGAACATCAATCTTTCTACCAACTTTTTGATTAATGATGTTTTTACGGTAGGTGCGGCCTACAGATGGGACAATGCTGTGAGCGGTTTGGCGGGATTCCAAATTTCCAATGGCTTGTTCTTGGGCTACTCCTATGATTATAACACCAATGCCCTGGGGCAGTTCAATAGCGGTTCACACGAAGTGATCTTAAAGTTTTATTTGGGTTCCGGTAGCGGTAATAGAAACAAGAGACAAAAAACACAAAAAACAAAAGGCAAACCAAAACAAATAGATACACCTAGATTTTTCTAA
- a CDS encoding OmpA family protein, whose protein sequence is MVQKIVFIIFLFACLGSFSQEKKSKADALYFGYNYYQAIQEYQKEQKEKSLSGQQKLNLADSYFKVGKYENASKAFLEVLKNDSIMSSHDFNKMLQSLSKIGEKEKVKAFLQTKKNQLAGELIENAEFNYELLRSKDMNAMDFNIFNLVANSRQSDFSPTFYNDDLLFTSARPVSTKKIYGPTGDSYLDLYTSKITADGNISEVTKRLQGIPKSSYHKATPYYSQSLQKLFYIVSNEEDDKLLFDENGKNALAIGLATVSDGPDKSFNYLLRDLSTSFYYPFFDAKSQRLYFAANFEDSYGGTDIYYVNTNYGRIMSAPVNLGPRINTPGNEIAPYIFENSLYFSSDIFYGMGGMDVYKTNIQQDGTFSIPVNLGDGINSVDDDFGFIIRNEGDGLLGYFSSNRKGGIGNDDIYGFKIDEKPGLKTIAIKGSVTKSVGDKAIEKASIKVSDVDGNLLKEVYSDGDGAYQLEIPWKDTIKIKVAKEKHSVYEKEYNAQELEVVQSKPLDITLTHMADIVEEKEDQWAIKLNKFYFDKGKSNITPVIAEELAKVVDALKKFPEFQLRIESHTDSRGGGSTNFRLSQNRSDAIKKHLLENGVPASNILYSVGYGETKILNNCKNGVYCINLLHQKNERSLIVVLNYNLLK, encoded by the coding sequence ATGGTTCAAAAAATAGTATTTATTATTTTTTTATTTGCTTGTTTAGGCTCTTTTTCCCAGGAAAAGAAGTCCAAGGCAGATGCATTGTACTTTGGATATAACTATTACCAAGCCATACAAGAGTATCAAAAGGAACAAAAGGAAAAATCCTTGAGCGGGCAACAGAAGTTAAATTTGGCAGATTCCTATTTTAAAGTCGGTAAGTATGAAAATGCATCAAAAGCCTTTTTGGAAGTTTTAAAGAACGATAGTATCATGTCTTCGCATGATTTTAATAAAATGCTGCAATCCTTATCAAAAATCGGTGAAAAAGAAAAGGTAAAAGCATTTCTTCAGACCAAGAAAAACCAATTGGCGGGAGAGCTCATTGAAAATGCGGAGTTTAACTACGAATTGTTACGCTCAAAGGATATGAATGCAATGGATTTTAATATTTTTAATCTTGTCGCCAATAGTAGGCAGTCAGATTTTTCGCCTACTTTTTATAATGACGACTTGCTTTTTACAAGTGCCAGACCAGTGAGCACAAAAAAAATATATGGGCCAACAGGCGATTCATATTTAGATTTGTATACATCAAAGATTACTGCAGATGGTAATATTTCAGAAGTGACCAAGCGCCTGCAGGGCATTCCAAAATCAAGCTATCACAAAGCCACTCCGTATTATTCACAGTCGTTACAAAAGCTTTTTTACATAGTATCCAATGAAGAGGATGATAAGCTGTTGTTCGATGAAAATGGGAAAAATGCATTAGCCATAGGCCTGGCCACCGTTTCCGACGGTCCGGATAAATCTTTCAACTATCTTTTACGCGATTTGAGCACATCATTTTATTATCCCTTTTTTGATGCAAAATCGCAAAGATTATATTTTGCCGCTAACTTTGAGGATAGTTATGGGGGAACCGATATTTATTACGTGAATACCAATTATGGTAGAATTATGTCTGCCCCGGTAAATTTAGGTCCACGTATAAATACGCCTGGCAATGAGATAGCTCCTTATATTTTTGAAAACAGCCTTTATTTTTCTTCCGATATTTTTTATGGTATGGGTGGTATGGATGTTTACAAGACCAATATTCAGCAAGATGGTACGTTTAGCATACCCGTTAACCTAGGTGATGGCATCAACTCGGTAGACGATGATTTCGGTTTCATTATCAGAAATGAGGGCGACGGACTTTTGGGTTATTTTTCATCCAACAGAAAAGGTGGCATAGGCAACGATGATATTTATGGTTTTAAGATTGATGAAAAGCCTGGATTAAAAACCATAGCCATTAAGGGAAGTGTAACAAAATCAGTAGGCGACAAGGCTATTGAAAAGGCGTCTATTAAAGTATCGGACGTAGACGGTAATCTTTTGAAAGAAGTATATTCGGATGGTGACGGTGCGTACCAATTGGAGATTCCCTGGAAAGACACCATTAAAATAAAAGTGGCAAAGGAAAAGCATTCCGTTTACGAAAAAGAATATAATGCCCAAGAACTGGAAGTTGTGCAATCCAAACCATTGGATATAACCTTGACCCATATGGCTGATATAGTGGAAGAAAAGGAAGACCAATGGGCAATAAAATTGAACAAGTTTTACTTTGACAAGGGTAAGAGCAATATTACTCCTGTAATAGCGGAAGAATTGGCGAAAGTCGTAGATGCCTTAAAAAAGTTTCCGGAATTTCAGCTTCGTATTGAATCGCATACCGATAGCCGTGGCGGTGGCAGCACCAATTTCAGATTGTCCCAAAATAGATCTGATGCCATCAAAAAACATCTTCTTGAGAATGGCGTACCCGCGAGCAATATATTATATTCGGTTGGGTATGGTGAGACCAAAATTTTGAACAACTGTAAAAACGGTGTGTATTGTATAAACCTTTTACACCAAAAAAATGAAAGATCTTTAATCGTGGTCTTAAATTATAACCTGCTCAAATAA
- a CDS encoding NRAMP family divalent metal transporter encodes MFKIKTLLKNLGPGLLFASMAIGTSHLVLSTKAGAQYGWVMAIPIILANIFKYPFFEFGVRYTNTTDKTLIEGYLNRGKGYLWFYAFITLITTFTILAALYTVTAGLFINLFKINISISLIAFVLFAFISLLLIIGRYAFMENSLKFVISILFIALIVTTILVVFKGQIHTVNDFEPPSIFNEAGILFLISLMGWMPTTVEASSWVSLWSIEKWKSEKRKPSLKESLQEFNTGYSMTGILALFFLIIGWFTLYGTNTQLSGNAVTFADQVVRLFTTHIGSWAYIFIAVSAFATMFSTCMTAHDAVTRVSLDIIALLYPKFGIQAKKHFFALGIIVLAIINFIVIAVFSANMGQLVALATFVSFVVAPIIGYMNLKNVMSADVPEPHRPKKGLQYLTYAGIAFLSFFSIYYFWVVVF; translated from the coding sequence ATGTTCAAAATCAAAACACTGCTTAAAAATCTTGGACCGGGCCTTTTGTTCGCGAGTATGGCCATAGGTACATCACATTTAGTACTATCTACAAAAGCCGGCGCACAATATGGTTGGGTCATGGCCATTCCCATAATATTGGCGAACATATTCAAATATCCCTTTTTTGAATTTGGGGTCAGGTACACCAACACAACCGATAAAACACTCATTGAAGGATATCTAAACCGTGGGAAAGGGTATTTATGGTTCTATGCGTTTATTACATTGATTACCACTTTTACTATATTGGCAGCACTTTATACTGTTACGGCAGGGCTTTTCATCAATCTTTTTAAGATAAACATATCTATATCTTTAATTGCATTTGTACTGTTCGCTTTCATAAGCCTATTGCTTATCATTGGTCGATATGCTTTTATGGAAAATTCCTTGAAATTCGTAATTTCCATTTTATTTATAGCCCTAATAGTAACCACTATATTGGTTGTTTTTAAAGGACAGATACATACGGTAAACGACTTTGAGCCCCCATCGATTTTTAATGAAGCGGGCATACTTTTTTTGATAAGCCTCATGGGGTGGATGCCTACTACTGTAGAAGCTTCTAGTTGGGTAAGCCTATGGAGTATTGAAAAATGGAAAAGCGAGAAACGTAAACCCTCATTAAAAGAATCGCTACAGGAATTCAATACCGGTTATAGCATGACAGGCATTTTAGCACTGTTCTTTTTAATAATAGGCTGGTTTACCCTATATGGTACGAATACGCAGCTCAGTGGAAATGCGGTTACGTTCGCCGACCAAGTTGTAAGGCTTTTTACAACACATATAGGTTCTTGGGCCTATATTTTCATCGCTGTTTCAGCATTCGCCACGATGTTCAGTACCTGCATGACGGCACACGATGCGGTGACCCGTGTAAGCTTGGATATCATTGCCTTGCTTTATCCAAAATTTGGAATACAGGCCAAAAAACACTTCTTTGCATTGGGCATTATTGTGTTGGCTATTATAAATTTTATCGTTATCGCCGTCTTTTCAGCCAATATGGGTCAGTTAGTTGCCTTGGCTACTTTTGTATCCTTTGTAGTTGCACCAATTATAGGCTATATGAACTTAAAAAATGTGATGAGTGCCGACGTACCCGAACCTCATAGACCCAAAAAGGGGTTACAGTATCTCACCTATGCCGGCATCGCATTTCTGTCTTTCTTTTCCATCTATTATTTTTGGGTCGTGGTTTTCTAA
- a CDS encoding TrmH family RNA methyltransferase, whose protein sequence is MRKLKNEELNRLDVQTFKKTKKAPITIVLDDVRSLNNIGSVFRTADAFLIEKIYLCGITATPPHKDIRKTALGASESVAWEYREDCLSLVKMLTQDAYEVLAVEQAENATMLNAYTVNATKKIALVFGNEVKGVSQKVVTACGGVLEIPQFGTKHSLNISVSVGVVVWDIWSKLQLQK, encoded by the coding sequence ATGCGTAAACTAAAAAATGAAGAGTTGAACAGGTTAGATGTGCAAACCTTCAAAAAAACAAAGAAAGCACCGATAACGATCGTTCTAGATGATGTTAGAAGCCTCAATAACATAGGTTCGGTTTTTAGAACGGCCGATGCTTTTTTGATAGAGAAGATCTATTTGTGCGGTATCACAGCAACACCACCACATAAAGACATACGAAAAACGGCCCTAGGCGCCTCAGAAAGTGTGGCTTGGGAATACAGGGAAGATTGTCTCTCTTTGGTAAAAATGCTAACGCAAGATGCATATGAGGTTCTGGCCGTGGAACAAGCAGAAAATGCGACCATGCTCAATGCGTATACGGTGAATGCCACCAAAAAAATCGCTTTGGTCTTTGGGAATGAGGTAAAGGGGGTAAGTCAAAAAGTGGTTACGGCATGCGGCGGCGTTTTGGAAATTCCACAATTTGGTACAAAACATTCGTTAAATATCTCGGTTAGCGTAGGGGTCGTCGTCTGGGATATTTGGTCCAAATTACAGCTACAAAAATAA
- the mutS gene encoding DNA mismatch repair protein MutS translates to MQQYNTIKTKYPDALLLFRVGDFYETFGEDAVKAAKILGIILTHRNNGGDKTELAGFPHHSLNTYLPKLVKAGQRVAICDQLEDPKQTKTIVKRGVTELVTPGVALNDDILNAKKNNFLCAVHFGRKQLGVSFLDISTGEFLTSEGTEEQIDKLLQNFSPNEVLVSKAHKKEFIEVFGGHFHTFFVEDWVFQEDYALETLTSHFKTTTLKGFGVDHLYNGIIAAATVLHYLSETQHRQLQHINSLQRIAEEEYIWMDRFTIRNLELYHSTNQNAVTLLDVIDKTISPMGGRMLKRWLALPLKNIEKIQRRHQVISYFMENPQIHQELQHYMKQMGDLERLISKVATGKINPKEVVQLKNSMDALVPIKQRIAQSTDDSLKLIGDQLHTCDLLRGKIKEMLHEEAPVNILKGKTIADGYSTELDELRHLAFSGKDYLDKMLERETERTGITSLKIASNNVFGYYIEVRNTHKDKVPEEWIRKQTLVSAERYITEELKEYEGKILGAEERIQSLEQQLFSQLVVWMQEYIAPVQNNAKQIAQLDCLCGFTQLAKDNNYVCPVLDDSTDIDIKSGRHPVIEKQLPLGEAYIANDVSLNRNNQQVIMITGPNMSGKSAILRQTALIVLLAQMGSFVPAESAKIGYVDKIFTRVGASDNISMGESTFMVEMNETASILNNLSERSLVLLDEIGRGTSTYDGISIAWAISEYLHEHPARAKTLFATHYHELNEMTATFERIKNYNVSVKELKDNVLFLRKLTPGGSEHSFGIHVAKMAGMPQQVIHKANKILKKLEKSHSNEELTDKLNAAQNEMQLSFFNLDDPLLEQIKEEITHLDINTLTPVEALMKLNEIKRLLTKNKKATS, encoded by the coding sequence ATGCAACAGTACAATACAATCAAGACCAAATATCCTGATGCGCTTTTGCTTTTTCGGGTAGGTGACTTTTATGAAACTTTTGGTGAAGATGCTGTTAAAGCAGCTAAAATACTCGGTATTATCCTTACGCACAGAAACAATGGTGGTGACAAAACAGAACTTGCCGGTTTTCCGCATCACTCTCTGAATACCTATTTGCCCAAATTGGTAAAAGCCGGGCAACGTGTTGCCATTTGTGACCAGTTGGAAGACCCCAAACAAACCAAAACTATCGTCAAAAGGGGTGTTACCGAATTGGTTACTCCCGGTGTGGCCCTAAACGACGATATACTGAACGCCAAGAAAAATAATTTTCTATGTGCCGTTCATTTTGGCAGAAAACAGTTGGGGGTTTCCTTTTTGGATATCTCTACAGGAGAATTTTTAACCTCTGAAGGTACCGAAGAACAAATTGACAAACTACTCCAAAACTTTTCCCCGAACGAAGTATTGGTATCCAAGGCCCATAAAAAAGAGTTCATTGAAGTGTTCGGAGGTCACTTTCATACTTTTTTTGTGGAAGATTGGGTTTTTCAAGAAGATTATGCCCTTGAAACATTGACCTCGCATTTTAAAACGACCACGTTAAAGGGTTTTGGGGTAGACCACTTGTACAATGGCATCATAGCTGCCGCAACGGTATTACACTACCTTTCCGAAACACAGCATCGCCAACTTCAACATATAAATTCGCTGCAAAGAATTGCCGAAGAGGAATATATTTGGATGGATCGTTTTACCATTCGCAATCTTGAACTATACCACTCTACAAACCAAAATGCGGTCACTTTATTGGATGTAATCGATAAAACCATTTCACCGATGGGCGGGCGAATGCTCAAACGATGGTTGGCACTGCCCTTAAAGAACATTGAAAAAATACAACGTAGGCATCAGGTGATTTCCTATTTTATGGAAAACCCACAAATACACCAAGAACTACAACATTACATGAAGCAGATGGGCGACTTGGAACGGCTCATATCCAAAGTGGCCACCGGAAAAATAAATCCCAAAGAAGTTGTACAACTCAAAAACTCCATGGATGCGTTAGTTCCCATAAAGCAGCGTATCGCCCAAAGTACCGATGACTCCCTTAAACTTATTGGCGATCAATTGCACACCTGCGATTTGCTCCGAGGCAAAATAAAGGAAATGTTACATGAAGAGGCTCCCGTAAACATACTAAAGGGAAAAACCATTGCAGATGGTTACTCAACAGAATTGGACGAGCTTCGGCATTTGGCATTTTCGGGAAAGGATTATTTGGACAAAATGTTGGAACGTGAAACCGAACGTACCGGCATTACTTCGCTAAAAATAGCATCCAACAATGTTTTTGGCTATTATATCGAAGTTAGGAACACACATAAAGACAAAGTTCCCGAGGAATGGATACGCAAGCAAACCTTGGTGAGTGCCGAGCGTTACATTACCGAGGAGCTGAAAGAATACGAAGGTAAAATCTTAGGTGCCGAGGAACGCATTCAAAGTTTGGAACAGCAGTTATTTTCGCAGTTGGTAGTTTGGATGCAAGAATATATTGCCCCAGTTCAAAACAATGCCAAACAAATTGCGCAATTGGATTGCCTTTGCGGATTTACCCAATTGGCCAAAGACAATAACTATGTTTGCCCTGTTTTGGACGATTCTACCGATATTGACATAAAAAGCGGGCGACATCCCGTTATTGAAAAGCAATTACCGTTGGGGGAAGCTTATATTGCCAATGATGTAAGCTTAAACCGAAACAACCAACAGGTCATTATGATTACCGGGCCTAATATGAGTGGAAAATCTGCCATACTCAGGCAAACCGCATTGATAGTGCTGTTAGCGCAAATGGGAAGTTTTGTACCGGCAGAATCGGCCAAAATTGGTTATGTCGACAAAATTTTTACCCGAGTTGGTGCCAGTGACAATATATCAATGGGCGAATCTACCTTTATGGTAGAAATGAATGAAACCGCATCGATTTTAAACAATCTCTCTGAACGCAGCCTCGTATTATTGGACGAGATAGGCCGTGGCACTAGCACTTATGACGGTATTTCGATAGCTTGGGCCATATCTGAATATTTACATGAGCATCCGGCGAGAGCGAAAACCTTGTTCGCCACACATTATCACGAGCTCAATGAAATGACAGCTACTTTTGAGCGTATTAAAAATTACAACGTATCGGTCAAGGAACTAAAAGACAACGTACTTTTTCTACGAAAGCTTACCCCGGGCGGGAGCGAGCACAGTTTTGGAATACACGTAGCAAAAATGGCAGGCATGCCGCAACAGGTCATCCATAAAGCCAATAAAATTTTAAAAAAGCTCGAAAAATCCCATTCCAATGAAGAACTTACCGATAAGTTAAATGCCGCGCAAAATGAAATGCAGTTGAGTTTCTTTAATTTGGACGACCCCTTACTAGAGCAAATCAAAGAAGAAATCACTCATTTGGATATAAATACACTTACCCCTGTTGAGGCATTGATGAAGTTGAACGAGATAAAAAGGCTTCTTACGAAAAATAAAAAAGCGACCTCTTAA
- a CDS encoding COG2426 family protein — translation MILDLIIAILWSISPFGEAKVGIPYGMLNGINIYLVFVCCLAANILVFPLMIFFLEKINMYLLKWKFYKKSAIFVAKRAKTGSANKIKKYGFWGLIVFVMIPLPGTGVYAGSIATYLLKIEKKRAFLANVIGITISSIIIWVTTLLSMKGMAG, via the coding sequence TTGATACTGGACTTGATTATAGCAATATTATGGAGTATTTCTCCCTTTGGCGAGGCCAAAGTGGGTATTCCGTATGGTATGCTGAACGGTATCAACATCTATTTGGTCTTTGTTTGTTGCCTTGCGGCCAATATACTGGTATTCCCACTGATGATATTTTTTCTGGAAAAAATCAACATGTACCTTTTGAAATGGAAATTTTACAAAAAATCAGCGATTTTCGTGGCAAAAAGAGCAAAAACAGGCTCTGCGAACAAAATTAAAAAGTATGGGTTTTGGGGGCTGATCGTTTTTGTGATGATCCCGCTTCCGGGAACGGGAGTTTACGCTGGTAGCATCGCCACCTATCTTTTAAAAATCGAAAAAAAGAGAGCCTTTTTGGCAAACGTTATCGGTATAACGATTTCTTCTATCATTATATGGGTAACGACATTATTATCTATGAAAGGGATGGCAGGTTGA